One genomic region from Reichenbachiella ulvae encodes:
- a CDS encoding STAS-like domain-containing protein: METIKVQSIIERDTAVSTDDGQKVHDQIQSLFSQADVIEVDFSGIQIMTTAFLNAALGQLYSSYTGDVLNSKLKLTHVSETDKVLFKKVVTRAKEYFANKADFDSSANNVLYGD, from the coding sequence ATGGAAACTATAAAGGTCCAGTCAATAATCGAAAGAGATACAGCCGTATCCACAGATGATGGTCAAAAAGTACATGACCAAATCCAGTCCTTGTTTTCTCAAGCAGATGTCATCGAAGTAGATTTTAGTGGAATTCAAATCATGACTACTGCTTTTTTGAATGCTGCATTGGGTCAGTTGTATAGCTCATATACGGGGGACGTGTTGAATAGCAAGCTCAAACTGACCCATGTCTCCGAGACTGACAAGGTGCTATTCAAAAAAGTAGTCACCAGAGCCAAAGAGTATTTTGCTAACAAAGCAGATTTCGATTCCTCAGCCAACAATGTACTCTATGGTGACTGA
- a CDS encoding DUF6088 family protein produces MSVEETILKRIKRGKKGTIYFTEDFHGEFSQESVRLAFHRLVNKGEVYRLANGIYVRPEVNSYIGPVLPTAEDIAWAIAKRDQAKIIPSGALALNLLGLSTQVPLNLVYLTDASPRMIKVGNRSIKFKKVAPKNLSTKGEISGLAIQALKTLGKEKLDPDRENRLIEVLKKEDQKHLIHDAKLAPEWIRKVFKKAMKS; encoded by the coding sequence TTGAGTGTAGAAGAAACCATACTAAAACGGATCAAAAGAGGTAAAAAAGGGACTATTTACTTTACTGAGGATTTTCATGGAGAGTTTTCTCAAGAATCCGTTCGATTAGCCTTTCACCGCCTGGTAAACAAAGGGGAAGTCTATCGTCTGGCCAATGGAATCTATGTACGTCCAGAAGTCAATTCTTATATTGGTCCGGTACTACCCACAGCAGAGGACATCGCATGGGCCATAGCCAAAAGGGATCAGGCCAAAATTATTCCATCAGGAGCACTTGCCTTGAATCTATTAGGGCTCAGTACACAAGTTCCATTAAATCTAGTGTATTTGACAGATGCCTCACCACGCATGATCAAGGTGGGCAACAGATCTATAAAGTTCAAAAAGGTAGCCCCAAAGAATTTAAGTACTAAAGGTGAGATCAGTGGATTGGCTATTCAGGCTTTAAAGACCTTGGGAAAAGAAAAGCTAGATCCAGACCGGGAAAATCGATTGATCGAAGTGCTAAAGAAGGAGGATCAAAAGCATTTGATTCATGATGCAAAACTAGCCCCAGAGTGGATCAGAAAGGTATTTAAAAAGGCAATGAAATCATGA
- a CDS encoding PIN domain-containing protein, with the protein MVTDIRHYQPSSSDRLLFDNNIWMFLFCPLGNYQQWKQDLYSDFFARCLSNSATILTSSLIFSEFSNAYLRLDFNLWKESTSVPSPNYKRDYQATQDYVDTANEIKNHINSINQVSSKINDQFDQLNSNKIFQRLDQIDFNDSYYIELAESNNLKIVTDDRDFQKLPGISCEIISIPLKR; encoded by the coding sequence ATGGTGACTGATATCAGGCACTACCAGCCAAGCTCTTCTGATCGTTTACTGTTTGACAATAACATCTGGATGTTCCTTTTTTGTCCTTTAGGGAACTATCAGCAATGGAAACAGGATCTATACTCAGATTTTTTTGCTAGGTGTTTGTCTAATAGTGCCACCATTCTTACCTCAAGCCTTATTTTTTCTGAGTTTTCAAATGCGTATTTACGGTTAGATTTCAATCTATGGAAGGAATCGACCAGTGTTCCATCTCCTAATTACAAAAGGGATTATCAGGCGACACAAGATTATGTGGATACAGCGAATGAAATTAAAAATCATATCAACTCTATCAATCAAGTCTCCAGTAAAATCAATGATCAATTTGATCAGCTCAACTCAAATAAAATCTTTCAGAGATTGGATCAAATTGATTTTAATGATAGTTATTATATCGAATTGGCCGAATCGAACAATTTGAAAATTGTAACGGACGACAGAGATTTTCAGAAGCTTCCTGGTATCTCTTGTGAGATCATTTCTATTCCTCTTAAGCGATAA
- a CDS encoding restriction endonuclease subunit S, with translation MFLLYMTHNQIRHTNPELAAQFPSSFEYNETLGKWIPEGWEVKALGEITTELRRGISPKYIEEGGVLVLNQKCIRNHEVDFSLGRRNDPTKKKVDGRLLQVGDMVVNSTGTGTLGRVANIKSLSEPTTIDSHVTVLRPDTEKVCSNYFNGIIFSIEKFIEDMGEGSTGQTELSRARLSEVNVLLASNEIQEIMDLQLHSVYKKQDANQKQILTLTQLRDALLPQLISGRVRLSASQITQMIG, from the coding sequence ATGTTTCTACTATATATGACTCATAATCAGATACGCCACACCAACCCCGAACTTGCCGCACAGTTTCCCAGTTCGTTTGAGTACAATGAGACACTGGGCAAGTGGATCCCTGAGGGGTGGGAGGTGAAAGCTTTGGGAGAAATTACAACTGAGCTGAGAAGAGGTATTTCACCGAAATATATCGAAGAGGGAGGTGTCTTAGTGTTAAATCAAAAATGTATTAGAAATCACGAAGTTGATTTTTCTCTTGGCAGAAGAAATGATCCTACCAAAAAGAAAGTGGATGGTAGGTTACTTCAAGTTGGAGATATGGTTGTGAATTCCACAGGTACAGGAACTCTTGGACGTGTAGCAAATATCAAATCCTTGTCAGAACCTACAACAATAGATTCTCATGTCACAGTACTCAGGCCTGATACCGAGAAAGTATGTTCTAATTACTTTAATGGAATCATCTTTTCCATTGAAAAGTTTATTGAAGATATGGGGGAAGGTAGTACTGGGCAAACAGAACTGAGTAGAGCTAGACTATCTGAGGTTAATGTTTTACTTGCTTCAAATGAGATACAAGAAATTATGGATCTACAACTTCATTCAGTTTATAAAAAACAAGATGCGAATCAAAAACAAATCTTAACTCTCACCCAGCTACGGGATGCCTTGCTACCGCAGTTGATTAGTGGGCGGGTGAGATTGTCTGCATCACAGATTACACAGATGATAGGATGA
- a CDS encoding type I restriction endonuclease subunit R, giving the protein MKYTEAKLEESVIALLQKQGYTYLKGDAIDRAEDEVLIKKGLRTFLSSKYQTEGITKGEIDTIIRQLEVLPASDLYDSNKTFTKWLMDGFILKREDHTKKDLYIQLIDYQILGEQIRPADDQLDSIAAEPKQEYSIGQNLFKVVNQLEITGTEKRIPDCIIYINGLPLVVFELKSAIREEVDISEAHRQLHVRYTRGIPELMKYNAFCVISDGVNSKAGTIFSPYEFFYSWRRTFGLAKEVDGIQSLYTMIEGMLNQKHLLDIIRNFIHIPDTGNKEVKVLCRYPQYYATRRLYENVLLHQKPQGDGKGGTYFGATGCGKSFTMLFLARMLMKSPELSSPTLVIITDRTDLDDQLSGQFTNAKTYIGDQVIQSVESRSDLREKLQGRNSGGVFLTTIHKFNEDTDLLSERTNVVCISDEAHRSQVNLDQKVKVTEQGVKKSYGFAKHLHDSLPNATYVGFTGTPVDATLDVFGQIVDSYTMTESVRDEITVRLVYEGRAAKVVLNNEQLRLIEQYYSQAEEEGASEYHIEKSKQESASMKTILGDPDRLEAVARDFIEHYENRVSEGSTVKGKAMFVSSSRYVAYDFYKQLIKLRPEWAEIKTHAEGEELSEMEQKEILPMERVKMIMTRGKDDPKVLWDILGDKSYKKTLDTQFKNPKSNFKIAIVVDMWLTGFDVPFLDTIYIDKPIQKHTLIQTISRVNRKFAGKEKGLVVDYIGIKKNMNLALAMYNKEEEQNFEDIAHSVKVVKDHLDLLERYFHHFDYSLYFNGTSLEQLETLNKASEYVLTTEESKKRFMDMVKRMKSAYDICCGSEDFSQEEKDKVHFFLAVRSIVFKLTKGDAPDTEQMNARVREMVKDALQSDGVEEILAIEDGSKQEDIFSDEYLRMLGNIKMPNTKIQLLQKLLSKAIGQLKEVNKMQGVNFSKKMQSLVDRYNERKGNEFTGEEAGVFYEEVTDRMLELIMSIRKELESGHDLGIDLEEKAFYDILKLMAQKYSFEYPEDKLLFLARAVKSIVEDKTSFPDWNNREDIKSSLKVELIILLDSNGYPPIDRDEVYQEIFEQAENFKRNRG; this is encoded by the coding sequence ATGAAATACACAGAAGCCAAACTAGAAGAAAGCGTCATTGCACTGCTCCAAAAGCAAGGCTATACTTACCTTAAAGGAGATGCCATTGATCGAGCAGAGGATGAAGTCTTGATCAAAAAAGGCCTCAGAACTTTCCTATCCAGTAAGTACCAGACAGAGGGCATTACCAAAGGTGAAATTGACACCATCATCCGGCAGCTGGAAGTCTTACCCGCTTCCGACCTCTACGATAGCAATAAGACTTTTACCAAGTGGCTCATGGATGGTTTTATACTCAAACGTGAGGATCATACTAAGAAGGATCTGTATATACAGCTAATAGACTACCAGATCCTGGGCGAGCAAATCAGACCCGCCGACGACCAACTGGACAGCATCGCCGCTGAACCCAAACAAGAATACTCAATAGGACAGAACCTCTTCAAAGTAGTCAACCAACTCGAAATTACAGGGACTGAAAAGCGCATACCAGACTGTATTATTTATATCAATGGCTTGCCGCTGGTGGTCTTCGAACTAAAGAGTGCCATCCGAGAGGAAGTAGATATCAGCGAGGCACACCGCCAACTGCATGTTCGTTATACTCGGGGCATCCCAGAGTTGATGAAGTACAACGCCTTTTGTGTGATCAGTGATGGGGTCAACTCCAAGGCTGGGACGATCTTTTCTCCGTACGAGTTTTTTTATTCCTGGAGACGGACATTCGGATTAGCCAAAGAGGTAGATGGCATACAGTCACTCTATACGATGATCGAAGGCATGCTCAATCAAAAGCATCTGCTGGATATCATCAGGAATTTCATTCATATCCCTGACACAGGTAATAAGGAGGTGAAAGTACTATGCCGCTATCCGCAGTACTATGCCACTCGTCGGTTGTATGAGAATGTTTTGCTACATCAGAAACCCCAAGGTGATGGGAAAGGTGGGACATACTTTGGAGCCACTGGTTGCGGCAAGAGTTTTACCATGCTCTTTCTTGCCCGTATGCTCATGAAGAGTCCGGAGCTGTCTAGCCCTACACTGGTCATCATTACTGACCGTACCGACCTGGACGATCAGCTGTCCGGACAGTTTACCAATGCCAAGACCTATATCGGCGATCAGGTGATTCAAAGTGTAGAGAGCCGATCTGACCTGAGAGAAAAACTGCAGGGCAGAAACTCTGGAGGAGTATTCCTGACGACTATCCACAAGTTCAATGAAGATACCGATTTGCTCAGCGAGCGCACCAATGTGGTGTGCATCTCGGATGAAGCCCATAGAAGCCAGGTGAACCTGGATCAGAAAGTGAAAGTCACCGAACAAGGGGTGAAGAAAAGTTATGGCTTTGCGAAACACCTGCATGACTCACTACCTAATGCCACATATGTGGGTTTTACGGGTACGCCGGTGGATGCCACGCTGGATGTCTTTGGCCAGATAGTGGACTCCTACACCATGACCGAGTCTGTCAGAGATGAGATTACCGTTCGATTAGTCTATGAAGGCCGAGCGGCCAAAGTCGTACTGAACAATGAGCAACTTCGCCTGATCGAGCAATACTATAGCCAAGCAGAAGAGGAAGGTGCGAGCGAATATCATATCGAAAAGAGCAAGCAGGAAAGTGCCAGCATGAAGACCATTTTGGGAGACCCTGATCGATTGGAAGCAGTAGCCAGGGACTTTATAGAGCACTATGAAAACAGAGTATCTGAGGGCAGTACGGTGAAAGGCAAAGCGATGTTTGTTTCCAGTAGTCGCTATGTGGCTTATGATTTTTATAAGCAACTAATCAAGCTTAGACCTGAATGGGCAGAGATCAAAACACATGCCGAGGGAGAAGAGCTTTCAGAAATGGAACAAAAAGAGATCCTGCCTATGGAACGAGTCAAGATGATCATGACCAGAGGAAAGGATGACCCCAAAGTACTTTGGGACATACTAGGCGATAAGTCGTATAAGAAAACACTGGATACCCAATTCAAAAATCCAAAGTCTAATTTCAAAATTGCAATAGTAGTAGACATGTGGCTGACAGGGTTCGATGTGCCATTCTTGGATACCATATACATTGATAAGCCAATTCAGAAGCACACCTTGATTCAGACGATCTCCAGAGTAAACAGAAAGTTTGCCGGCAAAGAGAAGGGGTTGGTAGTGGATTACATTGGGATTAAAAAGAATATGAACCTGGCCTTGGCTATGTACAATAAGGAAGAAGAGCAAAACTTTGAGGATATAGCCCACTCGGTCAAAGTAGTCAAAGATCATTTGGATTTGCTCGAACGCTACTTCCATCATTTTGACTACAGCCTATATTTCAATGGCACTTCATTGGAACAATTGGAAACGCTAAATAAAGCATCAGAATATGTCTTGACTACTGAAGAAAGCAAAAAGCGATTCATGGATATGGTCAAGCGAATGAAATCGGCCTATGACATTTGCTGCGGTAGTGAGGATTTCTCGCAGGAGGAGAAAGACAAGGTTCACTTCTTTTTGGCGGTGCGGTCCATCGTATTCAAGCTCACCAAAGGAGATGCGCCAGATACCGAGCAGATGAACGCACGCGTTCGTGAAATGGTGAAAGATGCGCTACAGAGTGATGGCGTAGAAGAGATCCTGGCGATTGAAGATGGTTCAAAGCAAGAAGATATTTTCTCGGATGAGTACTTAAGAATGCTGGGCAACATCAAAATGCCTAATACCAAAATCCAGCTACTCCAAAAACTCCTTAGCAAAGCCATCGGTCAGCTTAAAGAGGTGAACAAAATGCAGGGAGTTAACTTCTCGAAGAAAATGCAATCCCTGGTCGATCGATACAATGAGCGTAAGGGGAATGAATTTACTGGAGAGGAAGCGGGTGTATTCTATGAAGAAGTGACTGATCGGATGTTAGAGCTTATCATGAGCATAAGAAAGGAACTTGAAAGTGGCCATGATTTGGGGATAGACCTGGAAGAAAAAGCCTTTTACGACATCTTGAAACTGATGGCCCAAAAGTACAGCTTTGAATATCCAGAAGATAAGCTTTTGTTTTTAGCCAGGGCAGTGAAAAGTATTGTAGAGGATAAAACAAGTTTTCCTGACTGGAACAATCGTGAGGATATCAAATCTTCCTTAAAAGTAGAGCTCATTATTTTACTTGACAGCAATGGTTATCCACCGATAGATAGAGATGAAGTTTATCAAGAGATCTTTGAACAAGCCGAGAATTTTAAGAGGAATAGGGGGTAG
- a CDS encoding hybrid sensor histidine kinase/response regulator transcription factor, with amino-acid sequence MRFLLLMIAMIQVVVPITARPIDAKKIKKIGMQEGLSLNSALCIIQDHQGIIWIGTSDGLNKFNGLDNEIFKYNFDDSLSISNNQINCLFEDSKKNIWIGTANGLNRLNKDESFTKYFADNSSLSIPNRYVKCIAETRDGRIWIGTPEGLSIYDPKNNQMERRRIKEIASNTNNIISLFNDLENRLWVCTKGGLFLVTPEDQFEKVTIDAKLENNKDEFELRNLTQQGNGNYWLASENHGLFNFEFDDEKTIQVRQFNIKNSNLVSDHIRKLKVIDDNQIWCATLDGLGYWNADQSSFHEVNWEGLSESSFHDILVDSNEGIWVTSYLDGAVYYHRQNNLFPHIKESKIDAHGLNDNSITGFLDDGPNGYWVSTGNGGLNYYDQSKGIFEHFTKNEISLTNNIKSLTYDNQKNIWLGTFNGLVYFDRGNYRFEYYQHDQNDQNSLNNNQIHAVHVDENDLLWLGTNGGGIQTFDRTKNTFDSVYTAYYNIRTIYEDSHNRIWVGSTGQLECIDRITKKLINIDAMLAPFKSKLTYVNCIMEDSHGRLLIGTQNNGLFVLDDQKISWFNINNGLISNTINSIEEGDSSRFWISSNNGLTRILLPKTLPDGLELTSINYGMSHGLQSLQFEPNSSMKTTDGRLFFGGINGYNAFYPQAIDKRHYFPPVVLSELNITNDQSLNQSFSYPIHQLEKDSIITLNYDQRNLLLRFAGVNYINPEKIHYRYSLNKSEDNWIDLQNQRTLNITYLPIGDHELKIKASTEPDQWGVEYTSIRFRVLPPFWKTWWAYTFYILLLSVLLYLFFNLSMKWAKMKSNLSMEQFQREKEHELNETKLRFFTDMSHELRTPLTLILAPVENLMEQSGISDRFKNQLAMIQRNGNRMTQLINQLLDFRKLETGNANLRVAKGNLIAFLKEICLAFDGIAENKNINFQFSANQDKLPIWFDRDKIEIVFFNLLSNAFKYTPEGGDIKLEISEVDSKDLPSGIKHGSKQKGVKISITDSGLGISQQDIENIFERYFSKKGNLENHQTGIGLELSKRMIQLHKGQILVQSQEETKEYNGFTTFIIYLLQGNKHFEKEDLITDFKNSEDVSQYTRDFIQREKEMDLQALSEEKVWNRQTNKKTILVIEDNYEVRKFITELLSKNFSIIESENGREGLEKALEHGPDMIISDVMMPEMNGIDLCKKVKQDTRISHTPVILLTARTAITFKYEGFETGADEYITKPFSANYLLLRVNNLLEQRERLQRHFQSMNLLQPAELSVTSVDEKLLKKAIDYISKNLSNTNITVNELSHELGLSRVHFYRKMKALTNMTAVEFIRSIRLKTACQLLEQGKFNIKEVKNLVGFEDADYFRKCFKEAYGMTPSEYSKTHA; translated from the coding sequence ATGAGATTTCTCCTCCTTATGATAGCCATGATACAGGTGGTAGTCCCAATTACTGCCAGGCCCATCGATGCCAAAAAAATCAAGAAGATCGGTATGCAAGAAGGTCTTTCATTGAATTCGGCGCTTTGTATCATACAAGATCATCAGGGCATCATCTGGATAGGTACCAGCGATGGACTCAATAAGTTCAACGGGCTGGATAATGAAATTTTCAAGTATAACTTTGATGATTCGCTCTCTATATCAAACAATCAAATCAATTGTCTTTTTGAAGATTCAAAGAAGAATATCTGGATAGGCACAGCCAATGGTCTCAATCGACTAAACAAGGACGAAAGCTTCACTAAATACTTTGCCGATAATTCATCACTGTCCATACCCAATCGGTATGTCAAATGTATAGCTGAAACTAGGGATGGTAGAATCTGGATCGGTACCCCCGAGGGATTAAGCATCTATGATCCCAAAAACAATCAAATGGAAAGGCGCAGGATTAAAGAAATCGCCAGTAATACCAATAATATCATTTCGCTATTCAACGATTTGGAAAATAGACTCTGGGTATGTACAAAAGGAGGTTTATTTCTGGTTACCCCAGAGGATCAGTTTGAAAAAGTTACCATCGATGCTAAGCTCGAAAACAACAAGGATGAATTTGAGTTGAGAAACCTCACCCAACAGGGGAATGGTAACTATTGGCTGGCATCAGAAAACCATGGCCTCTTTAATTTCGAATTTGATGATGAAAAAACAATTCAAGTCCGTCAATTCAATATAAAAAACTCAAATCTGGTTTCAGACCATATCAGAAAACTAAAAGTGATAGACGACAATCAGATATGGTGCGCAACTCTAGATGGGCTTGGCTATTGGAATGCTGATCAGAGTTCCTTTCATGAGGTAAACTGGGAAGGGCTGAGCGAAAGTTCTTTTCATGATATCCTGGTAGATAGTAATGAAGGCATTTGGGTTACATCTTACCTGGATGGAGCAGTTTACTATCACAGGCAAAACAACTTGTTCCCACACATCAAAGAATCCAAAATTGATGCTCATGGTTTGAATGACAATTCCATTACTGGTTTTCTAGATGATGGCCCCAATGGATATTGGGTTTCGACAGGCAATGGTGGGCTCAACTACTATGATCAATCAAAAGGTATATTCGAACATTTCACCAAAAATGAAATATCACTAACCAACAACATCAAATCCCTGACCTACGACAATCAAAAAAACATATGGCTGGGCACCTTCAATGGACTAGTGTATTTTGACCGAGGAAACTATCGATTCGAGTATTATCAGCATGATCAAAACGATCAAAACTCATTGAACAACAACCAAATCCATGCGGTACATGTGGACGAAAACGACCTGTTATGGCTAGGCACCAATGGTGGGGGTATCCAGACCTTTGATCGAACAAAAAACACATTTGACTCAGTCTATACAGCATATTATAACATTCGAACCATCTATGAGGATAGTCATAATCGAATTTGGGTAGGGAGTACAGGTCAATTGGAATGCATTGATCGAATCACAAAAAAACTCATCAATATCGATGCGATGTTAGCTCCATTCAAAAGTAAATTGACCTATGTCAATTGTATCATGGAAGATAGTCATGGGCGACTGCTCATAGGTACGCAGAACAATGGGCTCTTTGTACTGGACGATCAAAAAATCAGCTGGTTCAACATCAACAATGGGCTCATTTCTAACACGATCAATTCCATTGAAGAAGGAGATTCCTCGCGGTTCTGGATATCATCTAATAATGGCCTTACGAGGATTTTACTTCCAAAGACTCTGCCTGATGGACTTGAATTAACCTCTATCAACTATGGCATGAGCCACGGTCTGCAAAGCCTCCAGTTCGAACCCAACTCAAGTATGAAAACCACTGACGGCAGATTGTTTTTTGGAGGTATTAATGGCTATAATGCTTTCTACCCTCAAGCCATCGATAAACGGCATTATTTTCCCCCAGTTGTTCTTTCTGAACTCAACATCACCAACGACCAGTCTCTGAACCAGAGCTTTTCGTATCCTATTCATCAACTTGAAAAAGATAGTATCATTACCCTGAATTACGACCAGCGCAACCTACTTCTTAGATTTGCTGGGGTTAACTACATCAACCCTGAGAAGATTCACTACCGATACAGTCTGAACAAATCAGAAGACAACTGGATCGACCTGCAAAACCAACGTACACTTAACATCACCTATCTACCCATTGGTGATCACGAACTCAAGATCAAAGCCAGTACCGAACCAGACCAATGGGGAGTAGAGTATACCAGCATTAGGTTCAGAGTATTGCCTCCTTTCTGGAAAACCTGGTGGGCCTATACCTTCTACATTCTGCTACTATCTGTATTGCTCTATTTGTTTTTCAATCTGTCAATGAAATGGGCCAAAATGAAATCCAACCTGTCCATGGAGCAATTTCAACGTGAAAAGGAACACGAACTGAACGAAACTAAACTTAGGTTTTTCACTGATATGTCACATGAGTTGAGAACCCCTCTAACCTTGATATTGGCCCCAGTGGAAAACCTCATGGAGCAGAGTGGGATTTCGGACAGGTTCAAAAATCAACTGGCTATGATTCAGCGCAACGGCAACCGCATGACACAGCTGATCAATCAATTGTTAGATTTTAGAAAATTAGAAACTGGCAATGCTAACCTTAGGGTTGCTAAAGGCAATCTGATAGCCTTTCTAAAAGAAATCTGTCTGGCCTTTGACGGAATAGCCGAGAATAAGAACATCAACTTTCAGTTTTCAGCCAATCAGGATAAACTACCTATTTGGTTCGACAGGGATAAAATAGAGATCGTATTCTTCAACCTACTTTCTAATGCTTTTAAATACACACCAGAAGGAGGTGATATCAAACTGGAAATATCAGAGGTAGATTCCAAAGATCTACCTAGCGGGATCAAACATGGAAGTAAGCAGAAAGGTGTCAAAATAAGCATTACTGATAGTGGTTTGGGCATTTCTCAGCAAGACATTGAGAACATATTCGAACGATATTTTTCTAAAAAAGGGAATCTGGAAAATCACCAAACCGGAATTGGATTGGAATTATCCAAACGAATGATTCAGTTGCACAAAGGCCAAATATTGGTACAAAGCCAGGAAGAAACCAAAGAATACAATGGTTTCACCACCTTTATCATTTATCTACTTCAGGGAAACAAACACTTCGAAAAAGAAGATCTTATCACAGATTTCAAGAACAGTGAAGATGTAAGTCAATACACACGTGACTTCATCCAACGCGAAAAGGAAATGGACCTTCAGGCCCTTTCTGAAGAAAAAGTTTGGAACAGACAAACCAATAAAAAGACCATTCTGGTGATCGAGGACAATTATGAAGTCAGAAAATTCATCACAGAACTGCTATCTAAAAACTTTAGCATCATAGAGTCTGAGAATGGTCGAGAAGGACTAGAAAAGGCTTTGGAACATGGCCCTGACATGATCATCAGCGATGTAATGATGCCTGAAATGAATGGAATAGACCTTTGCAAAAAAGTGAAACAAGATACAAGAATCAGTCATACACCTGTTATCCTACTGACGGCCAGAACGGCCATTACATTCAAATACGAAGGCTTTGAAACAGGTGCGGACGAGTACATTACCAAACCCTTTAGCGCGAACTATCTCCTCCTCAGAGTCAACAATCTACTAGAGCAAAGAGAGCGTTTGCAAAGACACTTTCAGTCCATGAACTTGCTGCAACCAGCTGAACTCTCCGTAACTTCAGTAGACGAAAAGCTACTTAAGAAAGCTATTGACTACATATCTAAGAACCTTTCCAATACTAATATCACGGTAAACGAACTAAGTCACGAGTTAGGGTTGAGCCGTGTACATTTCTACAGAAAAATGAAAGCCCTAACCAACATGACTGCCGTGGAATTCATTAGAAGTATTCGCCTCAAAACTGCCTGCCAATTATTAGAACAAGGTAAATTCAATATAAAAGAAGTGAAAAATCTGGTAGGTTTCGAAGATGCCGATTATTTCAGAAAATGTTTTAAAGAAGCCTATGGCATGACTCCTAGCGAATACTCAAAGACACACGCCTAA
- a CDS encoding nucleotidyl transferase AbiEii/AbiGii toxin family protein, producing the protein MSVFYNIPSKEKKQIFQQVANETGLPAHNVEKDWWVVQTLSLVFGLDAGPHLVFKGGTSLSKSWGIIHRFSEDVDLAVDRAFLGFEGDLSKKQLTKLRKASSAYIIDEFAPSLQKSFDSIGMNEVQVSVIETTESDQDPKLVEVHYPYTVDYPDYIKPRILLEIGCRSLIEPYTACNIHSLVDNQYPDAVFATPAITVPSVNPERTFLEKIFLLHEEFQKDEMRSERMSRHLYDLYKLKQQQDCLDAIADEELYATIVSHRRQFTRLKDVDYEKHKRESIDPIPPERVYEQYRQDYDEMCENMISENAPSFDQLMEEILDLKQLINQP; encoded by the coding sequence ATGAGCGTGTTTTACAATATACCTTCAAAAGAAAAGAAGCAGATATTTCAGCAAGTGGCCAATGAGACGGGCTTGCCAGCTCATAACGTCGAAAAGGATTGGTGGGTAGTACAAACCTTGTCGCTAGTTTTTGGCCTAGATGCAGGACCACATTTGGTGTTTAAAGGAGGGACTTCTCTGAGTAAGTCATGGGGGATCATACACCGGTTCTCAGAAGATGTAGATCTGGCTGTCGATCGAGCTTTTTTAGGATTCGAAGGAGATCTAAGCAAGAAGCAATTGACCAAGCTTCGAAAGGCTTCTAGTGCTTACATCATCGATGAGTTTGCACCATCGCTTCAAAAATCATTTGATTCCATAGGAATGAATGAAGTTCAGGTTAGCGTAATAGAAACCACTGAGTCTGATCAAGATCCCAAACTGGTAGAAGTCCACTATCCTTATACCGTGGATTACCCTGACTACATCAAGCCAAGAATATTACTAGAGATAGGGTGCAGATCATTGATAGAGCCCTACACAGCTTGTAATATCCATTCACTGGTGGATAATCAATATCCGGATGCTGTATTTGCCACGCCGGCCATAACAGTACCAAGTGTCAATCCAGAAAGGACATTTCTTGAGAAAATCTTTTTATTACATGAGGAGTTTCAAAAAGATGAAATGAGAAGTGAGCGAATGTCTAGACACTTGTATGATTTGTACAAATTGAAGCAGCAGCAGGACTGTTTGGACGCTATTGCCGACGAAGAATTGTACGCTACTATCGTATCACACAGGCGTCAGTTTACCAGGTTAAAGGATGTGGACTATGAGAAACACAAAAGAGAATCTATAGACCCAATCCCACCTGAAAGGGTTTATGAGCAGTATAGACAAGATTATGACGAGATGTGTGAGAACATGATTAGTGAAAACGCACCCTCCTTTGACCAATTGATGGAAGAGATTTTAGATCTGAAACAGTTGATTAACCAACCATGA